The following coding sequences lie in one Desulfovibrio aminophilus DSM 12254 genomic window:
- a CDS encoding EAL domain-containing response regulator: MGSGKTPILAVDDERMNLRLLQGMLKPFGLEFLSAQSGLEALSIAKSRDLALILLDVMMPGMDGFQVAEALRGDPVTRHIPIIFVTAINKEQKHVFRGYELGAVDYLFKPVEAEVLCGKVRVFVELHRQRQALEEASRQLLRSVEELRVSKAALEESELRYRTVADYNHDWESWIGPDGRALYVSPSCERISGYPPGVFQEDPEFLHTIVTPDDRDTIRRFLGDSRAETLDFRIRNRDGEQRWLNVVRREIPGRENGGSLGWRLSMRDITARKEAELQLRHLALHDPLTGLANRTLLLDRTSLALERLKRGRKNMAGLVFLDLDRFKVVNDSLGHARGDLLLVEVARRIQACVRGVDLVARFGGDEFILLLEELESPREAIHVAKRVRDAMRKPFVIDGHEITTSASLGLVLAVDGDVGAEELIRHANIAMYKAKESGKNRFHVFNERMLEQAVAALRLENDLRRAIRRGEFHLAFQPIVSLGDGRLGGFETLLRWNHPRRGAVSPADFIPVAEETGMIIELGQWVLDQACGVMRRWQQANSHAGNLSLAVNVSARQFAKSGLADDVLRAVGVSGLAPESLKLEITETAIMDNPRNSVQKLHRLRQDGIRFSIDDFGTGYSSLGYLQKFPLDDLKIDLSFVRVMESSAENLEIVRTIIGLAHNLGLSVVAEGIESAAQRNILAELGCEYGQGYLFSRAVPEAEAEAWVRSGERFSEAGRPRTGNA; encoded by the coding sequence ATGGGAAGCGGCAAGACTCCTATTCTGGCGGTCGATGATGAGCGTATGAACCTGCGTCTCCTGCAGGGGATGCTCAAACCTTTCGGCCTGGAGTTTCTTTCGGCCCAGTCAGGGCTGGAAGCCCTGAGCATCGCCAAAAGCAGGGATCTGGCCCTGATCCTTCTGGACGTCATGATGCCCGGCATGGACGGTTTCCAGGTGGCCGAGGCCCTGCGCGGCGACCCCGTCACGCGGCACATCCCGATCATCTTCGTCACGGCCATCAACAAGGAGCAGAAGCACGTCTTCCGGGGCTACGAGCTGGGGGCGGTGGATTACCTGTTCAAACCCGTGGAGGCCGAGGTGCTCTGCGGCAAGGTCAGGGTTTTCGTGGAACTGCATCGCCAGCGGCAGGCGCTGGAGGAGGCCTCCCGCCAATTGTTGCGGAGCGTGGAGGAATTGCGGGTTTCCAAGGCGGCCTTGGAGGAATCCGAACTGCGCTACCGCACGGTGGCGGACTACAACCACGACTGGGAGTCCTGGATCGGCCCCGACGGCCGGGCGCTTTACGTGAGTCCGTCCTGCGAGAGAATTTCCGGCTACCCGCCCGGCGTGTTCCAGGAAGATCCCGAATTTCTGCATACCATCGTAACCCCTGACGATCGCGATACGATACGGCGTTTCCTGGGGGATTCCCGAGCCGAGACGCTGGACTTCCGGATCAGGAATCGAGACGGCGAACAGCGTTGGCTGAACGTGGTCCGTCGGGAGATTCCCGGTCGGGAGAACGGGGGCAGCCTGGGCTGGCGGCTGTCCATGCGCGACATTACGGCCCGCAAGGAAGCGGAACTGCAGCTGCGGCATCTGGCCCTGCACGATCCGCTCACGGGACTGGCCAACCGAACCCTGCTTCTGGACCGTACGAGTCTGGCCTTGGAGCGCCTCAAGCGCGGGCGGAAAAACATGGCGGGCCTCGTCTTCCTGGACTTGGACCGGTTCAAGGTCGTCAACGATAGTCTGGGGCACGCTCGCGGCGACCTGCTGTTGGTGGAAGTGGCCCGGCGCATTCAAGCGTGTGTGCGCGGCGTGGATCTGGTGGCCCGCTTCGGCGGGGACGAATTTATTTTGCTGTTGGAGGAGTTGGAGTCGCCTCGGGAGGCCATCCACGTGGCCAAGCGGGTGCGCGACGCCATGCGCAAGCCCTTCGTGATCGACGGCCATGAGATCACCACCTCCGCCAGCTTGGGACTTGTCCTGGCCGTCGATGGCGACGTCGGCGCCGAGGAGTTGATCCGCCACGCCAACATCGCCATGTACAAGGCCAAGGAGTCGGGCAAGAACCGTTTCCACGTCTTCAACGAGCGCATGCTGGAGCAGGCCGTGGCGGCCCTGCGGCTGGAGAATGATCTGCGGCGGGCCATCCGGCGCGGCGAATTTCATTTGGCGTTTCAGCCCATCGTCTCGCTTGGTGACGGTCGCCTGGGCGGCTTCGAGACCCTGCTGCGCTGGAATCATCCCCGCCGGGGGGCGGTGTCGCCGGCGGATTTCATCCCCGTGGCCGAGGAGACGGGCATGATCATCGAGTTGGGGCAGTGGGTTCTGGACCAAGCCTGCGGGGTCATGCGACGCTGGCAGCAAGCCAATTCCCATGCCGGGAATCTGAGCTTGGCGGTGAACGTCTCGGCGCGGCAGTTCGCCAAGTCCGGCCTGGCCGACGACGTGCTGCGGGCCGTGGGCGTCTCGGGACTCGCGCCGGAAAGCCTCAAGCTGGAGATTACCGAAACGGCCATCATGGACAATCCGCGCAACTCGGTGCAGAAGCTGCATCGGCTGCGTCAGGACGGCATCCGTTTCAGCATCGACGACTTCGGCACGGGATATTCCTCCCTGGGCTACCTGCAGAAGTTTCCCCTGGACGATCTGAAGATCGACTTGTCTTTCGTGCGGGTCATGGAGTCCTCGGCGGAAAACCTGGAGATCGTGAGGACCATCATCGGCCTGGCCCACAACCTGGGGCTTTCGGTGGTGGCGGAAGGAATCGAGAGCGCGGCCCAGCGGAACATCCTGGCCGAACTCGGCTGTGAGTACGGTCAGGGCTATCTGTTCTCGCGGGCCGTGCCGGAAGCCGAGGCCGAGGCCTGGGTGCGCTCAGGGGAGCGGTTCAGCGAGGCTGGCCGTCCACGTACAGGTAACGCTTGA
- a CDS encoding PLDc N-terminal domain-containing protein yields the protein MFPLPNLSNEQWIMILAPMGIFVCISLFSIWDAFRREFPSILEKMAWIQLSVLVPFLGGVAYLIFGRKRGQKIR from the coding sequence ATGTTTCCCCTGCCGAATCTGAGCAATGAGCAATGGATCATGATCCTCGCCCCAATGGGGATATTCGTCTGCATCAGCCTGTTTTCGATCTGGGACGCCTTCCGTCGGGAATTCCCGTCCATCCTGGAAAAGATGGCCTGGATCCAGCTCTCCGTGCTGGTTCCCTTTTTGGGCGGAGTGGCGTATTTGATTTTCGGAAGAAAAAGGGGGCAGAAAATTCGATGA
- a CDS encoding NIL domain-containing protein has protein sequence MSATVSSEVQKGFRKIVYLTFPPGISSRPVVCNLARLFDLSFNILKAEISPRQEGTMTLEISGLETDFHKGVNYLKENSVRITPVAQKIFRDEDSCIHCGVCTAMCPTGALAVDKATRKVIFEVDKCSACGLCTRVCPVRAMAVDLDENGRQ, from the coding sequence ATGAGCGCCACAGTGAGTTCCGAAGTCCAGAAGGGCTTCCGCAAGATCGTCTATCTGACATTCCCTCCCGGGATTTCCAGCCGTCCGGTGGTCTGCAATCTGGCCCGCCTCTTCGACCTCTCCTTCAACATTCTGAAGGCCGAGATCAGCCCCCGCCAGGAAGGCACCATGACGCTGGAGATCAGCGGGCTGGAAACCGACTTTCACAAGGGCGTCAACTACCTCAAGGAAAACAGCGTCCGCATCACCCCGGTGGCCCAGAAGATATTCCGCGACGAAGACTCCTGCATCCACTGCGGAGTATGCACGGCCATGTGCCCCACCGGAGCCCTGGCCGTGGACAAGGCCACCCGCAAGGTGATCTTCGAGGTGGACAAATGCTCGGCCTGCGGCCTATGCACCCGGGTCTGCCCGGTGCGCGCCATGGCCGTGGACCTGGACGAAAACGGACGCCAGTAA
- the lspA gene encoding signal peptidase II, translating into MKRRYAIALVLSLAVLIPDLVTKALVQAKLELWESRTVIPGLFDLVHVTNKGSAFGFLNRVDITWQTTFLVVVTLLAVGVMLHLLRQASDQETFLITGLGLILGGALGNLVDRVRYGEVIDFLDFYVGDWHWPAFNVADIAITLGAFCLLISLYRKKPHASRSH; encoded by the coding sequence ATGAAACGCCGCTACGCCATCGCCCTGGTTCTGAGCCTGGCGGTCCTCATCCCGGACTTGGTCACCAAGGCCCTGGTCCAGGCCAAATTGGAGCTTTGGGAGTCACGCACCGTGATCCCCGGCCTCTTCGACTTGGTTCATGTGACCAACAAGGGATCGGCCTTCGGCTTCCTGAACCGGGTGGACATCACTTGGCAGACGACCTTCCTGGTGGTCGTGACCCTGCTGGCTGTCGGGGTCATGCTCCATCTTCTGCGCCAAGCCTCGGACCAGGAAACCTTCCTGATCACCGGTCTGGGCCTGATCCTGGGCGGGGCCCTGGGCAATCTGGTGGACCGTGTGCGTTACGGCGAGGTCATCGATTTCCTGGACTTCTACGTGGGCGACTGGCACTGGCCCGCCTTCAACGTGGCCGACATCGCCATCACCCTGGGCGCCTTCTGCCTGCTCATCTCGCTGTACCGGAAAAAGCCGCATGCATCCCGTTCTCATTGA
- a CDS encoding PilZ domain-containing protein, which yields MDQEQRTYSRVAARLKALARRCDSPDGPQLFRTAPRRDGSSLAARLSASTLPEGLVEFLVEMDAKLDQILAGQRQDLLRQDFPLDLDVLEVSGAGVRFSSAEPLVEGQPMEVVIVLTQFPLRLASALGRVRGEEDGLHRFEFTYIREHDLESIVQFVFQEQREEIRNRKWG from the coding sequence ATGGACCAGGAACAGCGCACCTATTCCCGGGTCGCCGCCCGACTCAAGGCCCTGGCCCGGCGTTGCGATTCGCCGGACGGGCCGCAGCTGTTCCGCACGGCCCCGCGCCGGGACGGCTCATCGCTGGCCGCGCGCCTTTCCGCCTCGACCCTGCCGGAAGGGCTGGTGGAATTCCTGGTGGAGATGGACGCCAAGCTGGACCAGATCCTCGCCGGGCAGCGCCAGGATCTGCTCCGTCAGGACTTTCCCCTGGACCTGGACGTCCTCGAGGTTTCCGGCGCCGGGGTGCGGTTCAGTTCCGCGGAACCCCTGGTCGAAGGGCAACCCATGGAGGTCGTCATCGTGCTCACCCAATTCCCGCTTCGCCTGGCGTCGGCCCTTGGCCGAGTTCGCGGCGAGGAGGACGGGTTGCACCGCTTCGAATTCACCTACATCCGGGAACACGATCTGGAGAGCATCGTACAGTTCGTATTCCAGGAACAGCGCGAGGAAATCCGCAACCGGAAATGGGGTTGA
- the ileS gene encoding isoleucine--tRNA ligase produces MSDYKATLRLPQTAFPMKANLKQREPEMLKRWEELDAYALMLAANEGRPEYVLHDGPPYANGNIHMGTALNKILKDMVVKSRNMQGFHAGYVPGWDCHGLPIEHKVELELKKKKKELPAAVIRKLCREYAAKWLSVQRGEFKRLGVFGVWDRPYMTMAPVYEAATARELGRFMAKGSVYRGKKPVHWCCSCHTALAEAEVEYADHTSPSVFVRFPLTDPKVRDILPEADPARTYAAIWTTTPWTLPSNMAVAVHPEFDYSFVKVGGDVYVLASRLVPVCAEAFGWTERTVLAEVPGSRLDGLVARHPFYDRPSPVVTADYVTLDSGTGLVHTAPGHGREDYETGMRRGLEVLSPLDDSGRFLPTVEFFAGLQVMEANPKVIEKLKENSHLLLQENIRHSYPHCWRCKEPVIFRATTQWFISMQANDLRAKALEAIHKRVRWVPSWGEERISNMIEFRPDWCISRQRNWGVPIMALICEDCDEAWFGPEWVDKVVAHFQAHPTGCDWWFEAPDSEVIPQDLKCPKCGGSHWRRETDILDVWFDSGTSFAAVLETRDDTSFPADLYLEGSDQHRGWFHSSLLASVGTRGVPPYKAVLTHGYVVDGEGRKMSKSIGNTIAPQEIIDKFGAEILRLWTSAVNYQEDVRVSDEILSRLVDAYRRIRNTCRFILGNLADFDPSKAVAPADMPSLDRYALDLVLKAHRTMRQAYADYEFHKVYHTLHNLCVTDLSAFYLDITKDRLYVDAPDGVARRSAQTVLWQALMLLLTDMAPVLSFTAEEAFLALPEALHPGNPTVFALRHEPLDPKLGTEERAAWETLLAVRAEASKAVEPLRQAGKVGHSLSTALTLYAPEMIRKALSGFSQAELEEIFIVSKVTLADSGEAPAGVFVSAEVEGLRVSVDAAPGGKCERCWKFSEKLGATGPADVCPRCAAVLKAIG; encoded by the coding sequence ATGAGCGACTATAAAGCGACCCTGCGTTTGCCCCAGACCGCCTTCCCCATGAAGGCCAACCTCAAACAGCGTGAGCCCGAGATGCTCAAGCGCTGGGAAGAGCTGGACGCCTACGCCCTCATGCTGGCCGCCAACGAAGGCCGCCCGGAATACGTGCTCCACGACGGTCCGCCCTACGCCAACGGCAACATTCACATGGGCACCGCCCTGAACAAGATCCTCAAGGATATGGTGGTCAAGTCCCGCAACATGCAGGGATTCCATGCGGGCTATGTGCCCGGCTGGGACTGCCACGGCCTGCCCATCGAGCACAAGGTCGAGCTGGAACTCAAGAAGAAGAAAAAGGAACTGCCCGCGGCGGTGATCCGCAAGCTTTGCCGCGAATACGCCGCCAAGTGGCTCTCGGTGCAGCGCGGGGAGTTCAAGCGCCTGGGCGTGTTCGGCGTCTGGGACCGGCCCTACATGACCATGGCCCCGGTCTACGAGGCCGCCACGGCCCGCGAGCTGGGGCGCTTCATGGCCAAGGGCTCCGTCTACCGAGGCAAGAAGCCCGTGCACTGGTGCTGCTCCTGCCACACCGCCCTGGCCGAGGCCGAGGTCGAGTACGCGGACCACACCTCGCCCTCGGTCTTCGTGCGCTTCCCGCTTACCGACCCCAAGGTCCGCGATATCCTGCCCGAGGCCGACCCGGCCCGGACGTACGCCGCCATCTGGACCACCACGCCCTGGACCCTGCCGTCGAACATGGCCGTGGCCGTGCATCCGGAATTCGACTACTCCTTCGTGAAGGTCGGCGGCGATGTCTACGTCCTGGCCTCGCGTCTGGTGCCGGTCTGCGCCGAGGCCTTCGGCTGGACCGAACGCACGGTCCTGGCGGAGGTTCCCGGCAGCCGCCTGGACGGTCTGGTCGCTCGGCATCCCTTCTATGACAGGCCCTCGCCGGTCGTGACCGCCGACTATGTGACCCTGGACTCGGGCACGGGCCTCGTGCATACCGCCCCGGGCCACGGCCGCGAGGACTACGAGACCGGCATGCGCCGGGGCCTGGAGGTGCTTTCGCCCCTGGACGACAGCGGCCGCTTCCTGCCCACGGTGGAGTTCTTCGCCGGGCTTCAGGTCATGGAGGCCAATCCCAAGGTCATCGAAAAACTCAAGGAGAACAGCCACCTCCTGCTCCAGGAAAATATCCGCCACTCCTATCCGCACTGCTGGCGCTGCAAGGAGCCGGTCATCTTCCGGGCCACCACCCAGTGGTTCATCTCCATGCAGGCCAACGATCTACGCGCCAAGGCCCTGGAAGCCATCCACAAGCGGGTGCGCTGGGTTCCCTCCTGGGGTGAGGAACGCATCTCGAACATGATCGAATTCCGGCCCGACTGGTGCATCTCCCGCCAGCGCAACTGGGGTGTGCCCATCATGGCCCTCATCTGCGAGGACTGCGACGAAGCTTGGTTCGGCCCCGAATGGGTGGACAAGGTGGTCGCGCACTTCCAGGCCCATCCCACGGGCTGCGACTGGTGGTTCGAGGCCCCGGACTCCGAGGTCATCCCCCAGGATCTGAAATGCCCCAAGTGCGGCGGCTCCCACTGGCGTCGCGAGACCGACATCCTGGACGTCTGGTTCGACTCCGGCACGAGCTTCGCGGCCGTGCTGGAGACCCGGGACGACACCTCCTTCCCGGCCGACCTCTACCTGGAGGGCTCGGACCAGCACCGCGGCTGGTTCCACAGCTCGCTGCTGGCCTCGGTGGGCACACGCGGCGTGCCGCCCTACAAGGCCGTGCTGACCCACGGCTACGTGGTGGACGGCGAGGGCCGCAAGATGTCCAAGTCCATCGGCAACACCATCGCGCCCCAGGAGATCATCGACAAGTTCGGCGCGGAGATCCTGCGTTTGTGGACCTCGGCGGTGAACTATCAGGAGGATGTGCGAGTCTCGGACGAAATCCTCTCCCGCTTGGTGGACGCCTATCGTCGCATCCGCAACACCTGCCGCTTCATCCTCGGCAACCTCGCGGACTTCGACCCCTCCAAGGCCGTGGCCCCGGCGGACATGCCCTCCCTGGACCGCTACGCCCTGGACCTCGTGCTCAAGGCCCACCGGACCATGCGGCAGGCTTACGCGGACTATGAATTCCACAAGGTCTACCACACGCTGCACAACCTCTGCGTCACGGACCTCTCGGCCTTCTACCTGGACATCACCAAGGACCGGCTCTACGTCGACGCCCCCGACGGAGTAGCGCGGCGCTCGGCCCAGACCGTGCTCTGGCAGGCGCTCATGCTCCTGCTGACCGACATGGCTCCGGTGCTCTCCTTCACCGCCGAGGAGGCCTTCCTGGCCCTGCCCGAGGCCCTGCACCCCGGTAATCCCACGGTCTTCGCCCTGCGCCATGAGCCCCTGGACCCGAAGCTGGGCACGGAGGAACGGGCGGCCTGGGAAACACTCCTGGCGGTTCGCGCCGAGGCGTCCAAAGCCGTGGAGCCGTTGCGCCAGGCGGGCAAGGTCGGCCACTCCCTAAGCACGGCCCTGACCCTGTACGCCCCGGAGATGATCCGCAAGGCCCTGTCCGGATTCTCTCAAGCAGAACTTGAAGAAATCTTCATCGTCTCCAAGGTGACTCTGGCCGACTCCGGCGAGGCTCCGGCCGGAGTCTTCGTCTCCGCGGAGGTGGAAGGGCTGCGGGTGTCCGTGGACGCGGCCCCCGGCGGCAAGTGCGAACGCTGCTGGAAGTTCTCCGAGAAACTCGGCGCGACCGGCCCGGCGGACGTCTGCCCGCGCTGCGCCGCCGTGCTCAAGGCCATCGGCTGA
- the mgtE gene encoding magnesium transporter translates to MSEERDRLPEQALPVEEQVERPLDEEQLELAHPADAAEHIEALDIKDQVAFIKQLPLEDAAESIAEMDSHDQAMLVRSLSLGLAARIIEHMSPDDATDLLNNLDEDLRRTLLSKLTAEDRASLRTLLTFDPDTAGGVMNTEVVVLNQDLNVDQAIAKMRGEVEDKEIPYYAYLVNEDKELVGVTSLRDLLVARRGTCLKELIKSQNLIFVTYNEDKEEVARLISHYNFLALPVVDFGRRLLGVVTVDDVIDIIHEEASEDMQAMVGAGPDETADSPWLYSVRKRLPWLMLNMINSAVSAWVVHLFEGNIAQMAILAVLMPIVANQAGNTGQQALAIMIRQLATERFDRKRSWLAVLREARIGLLNGLLIAALVFGVVFVATRMPLLAMVMSAALGLDMLIGALAGASIPLVLRALGRDPAQASSIFLTTITDSMGFLLLLGMAQVVLL, encoded by the coding sequence ATGAGCGAGGAAAGGGACAGACTTCCGGAGCAGGCGCTGCCGGTGGAAGAACAGGTCGAGCGTCCCTTGGACGAGGAGCAGCTCGAACTGGCCCACCCGGCGGACGCGGCCGAGCATATCGAGGCCCTGGACATCAAGGACCAGGTGGCCTTCATCAAGCAGTTGCCGCTGGAGGACGCCGCCGAGTCCATCGCGGAGATGGACAGCCACGACCAGGCGATGCTCGTGCGCAGCCTGAGCCTCGGCTTGGCCGCCCGCATCATCGAGCACATGTCCCCGGACGACGCCACGGACCTCCTGAACAATCTGGACGAGGATCTGCGGCGAACCCTGCTCTCCAAGCTCACGGCCGAGGACCGCGCCAGCCTTCGGACGCTTTTGACCTTCGATCCGGACACCGCCGGCGGCGTCATGAACACCGAGGTGGTGGTCCTGAACCAGGATCTGAACGTGGACCAGGCCATCGCCAAGATGCGCGGCGAGGTCGAGGACAAGGAGATCCCGTACTACGCCTACCTCGTCAACGAAGACAAGGAACTGGTGGGCGTCACCTCGCTGCGCGATCTGCTGGTGGCCCGGCGCGGCACCTGCCTCAAGGAACTGATCAAGAGCCAGAACCTCATCTTCGTGACCTACAACGAGGATAAGGAGGAAGTGGCCCGGCTCATCTCGCACTATAATTTCCTGGCCCTGCCCGTGGTGGACTTCGGCCGCAGGCTGCTCGGCGTGGTCACGGTCGACGACGTCATCGACATCATCCACGAGGAAGCCAGCGAGGACATGCAGGCCATGGTCGGCGCGGGCCCGGATGAGACCGCCGACTCCCCATGGCTCTATTCCGTACGCAAGCGTCTCCCCTGGCTCATGCTGAACATGATCAACTCGGCCGTTTCGGCCTGGGTGGTGCATCTTTTCGAGGGTAACATCGCTCAGATGGCCATCCTGGCCGTGCTCATGCCCATCGTGGCCAACCAGGCCGGAAACACCGGCCAGCAGGCCCTGGCCATCATGATCCGCCAGTTGGCCACGGAACGTTTCGACCGCAAGCGTTCCTGGCTGGCCGTCCTGCGCGAGGCCAGGATCGGCCTGCTCAACGGCCTGCTCATCGCCGCCCTGGTCTTCGGCGTGGTCTTCGTGGCCACCCGGATGCCGTTGTTGGCCATGGTCATGTCCGCGGCGCTCGGCCTGGATATGCTCATCGGCGCGCTGGCCGGAGCCTCCATCCCTCTGGTCCTGCGCGCCCTGGGCCGCGACCCGGCCCAGGCTTCGAGCATCTTCCTGACCACCATCACCGACTCCATGGGCTTCCTGCTTCTCCTGGGCATGGCCCAGGTTGTGCTGCTCTAG
- a CDS encoding protein phosphatase CheZ, translated as MQSKEDILKSLLEKVSEQMAADLKQTITAAVEKEISRSLSSALLEGEFYRRVNEDLQDSLKNIYREIKTAKQAKPLPASLQDPDALLNKASDQLDAVLRTTEKAAEEIIEIVEKLQDMQASLGQVIQAFDSGGVKKEDRKRLAEINETLGHDLMRIMTTLSFQDLTGQRIKIIIDTIKKIEAIVLDVYMSTGLMIQAREQQPEKDFAAIEAEAKDRMSTLKGPQESSNQGAVDDLLAQLGMD; from the coding sequence ATGCAGTCCAAGGAAGACATCCTCAAGTCCCTTCTGGAGAAGGTTTCCGAGCAGATGGCCGCCGACCTCAAGCAGACCATCACCGCCGCCGTGGAGAAAGAGATTTCCCGCAGCCTGTCCTCGGCCCTGCTGGAAGGCGAGTTCTACCGCCGGGTCAACGAAGACCTGCAGGACAGCCTCAAGAACATCTACCGCGAGATCAAGACCGCCAAGCAGGCCAAGCCCCTGCCCGCCTCGCTCCAGGATCCCGACGCCCTGCTGAACAAGGCCTCGGACCAACTGGACGCAGTACTGCGCACCACGGAAAAGGCCGCCGAGGAAATCATCGAAATCGTGGAAAAGCTCCAGGACATGCAGGCGTCGTTGGGCCAAGTCATCCAGGCCTTCGACTCCGGCGGGGTCAAGAAGGAGGACCGCAAGCGGCTGGCGGAAATCAACGAAACCCTGGGCCACGACCTGATGCGCATCATGACAACCCTCTCCTTCCAGGATCTCACCGGGCAGCGGATCAAGATCATCATCGACACGATCAAGAAGATCGAGGCCATCGTGCTGGACGTGTACATGTCCACCGGCCTCATGATCCAGGCCCGCGAACAGCAGCCGGAAAAGGATTTCGCCGCCATCGAGGCCGAGGCCAAGGACCGCATGAGCACTCTCAAGGGGCCTCAGGAGAGTTCGAACCAGGGGGCGGTGGACGACCTGCTGGCCCAACTGGGCATGGATTGA
- the ybgF gene encoding tol-pal system protein YbgF → MKTTIRTTVGLAALAAMMTLAPGCASRQDVQTLDQRNRQTMQEARELFKQLEEQIAVAREEARKSSAPVQAKQADIWAEVESLKTEVATLKGQMDTMNMRLAPQGGVDMAQLDERVKAIELALESQFAVDLGKGAKAAATAPTAPAQAQQSQAQATPAQNAEAVAPPQDPADALYAKGLTAFKARQYDEARRDFAEFVTTFKKHTLVPNAIFWQGECYYQMGDYAKAVLAYDDVINKHKDSPKYRSALLKQGISFYKMGKDKPGKIILQELIDKNPGTAEANRAKQFLADPKK, encoded by the coding sequence ATGAAGACCACCATCCGAACCACCGTCGGCCTGGCCGCCCTGGCCGCCATGATGACTCTGGCCCCGGGCTGCGCCTCACGCCAGGACGTACAGACCCTGGACCAGCGCAACCGCCAGACCATGCAGGAAGCCCGTGAGCTCTTCAAACAGCTTGAGGAGCAGATCGCCGTGGCCCGCGAGGAGGCACGCAAAAGCAGCGCCCCGGTGCAGGCCAAGCAGGCCGACATCTGGGCCGAGGTGGAGTCCCTCAAGACCGAGGTGGCCACCCTCAAGGGCCAGATGGACACCATGAACATGCGTCTGGCGCCCCAGGGCGGCGTGGACATGGCCCAGCTTGACGAACGAGTCAAGGCCATCGAACTGGCCCTGGAATCCCAGTTCGCCGTGGATCTCGGCAAGGGAGCCAAGGCCGCAGCCACCGCACCGACCGCTCCGGCTCAGGCTCAGCAGTCTCAGGCGCAGGCGACTCCGGCGCAGAACGCCGAGGCCGTGGCTCCGCCCCAGGATCCGGCCGACGCCCTCTACGCCAAGGGCCTCACCGCCTTCAAGGCCCGGCAGTACGACGAGGCCCGCCGGGACTTCGCCGAGTTCGTGACCACGTTCAAAAAGCACACCCTGGTGCCCAACGCCATCTTCTGGCAGGGCGAGTGCTACTACCAGATGGGCGATTACGCCAAGGCCGTGCTGGCTTACGACGACGTCATCAACAAGCACAAGGACAGCCCAAAGTACCGCTCGGCCTTGCTCAAGCAGGGGATCTCCTTCTACAAGATGGGCAAGGATAAGCCGGGCAAGATCATCCTCCAGGAACTCATCGACAAGAACCCCGGAACGGCCGAGGCCAACCGGGCCAAGCAGTTCCTGGCCGACCCGAAGAAATAA
- the lgt gene encoding prolipoprotein diacylglyceryl transferase, translating into MHPVLIDLGFVTIHTYGVFIALAFLGGVGWTWREARRRGLPVDCIPDVAFAVFVGALVGARVLYILLYPSYFLEHPLEILQFWEGGMVFSGGAMLGGWLGWRAARRRKQPVLPWLDAVAPGLALGETIGRLGCFSAGCCYGQLCGMPWAVTFTDPHSLAVPLNMPLHPTQLYHSLSGLLAFGILLALRDRLTRPGSLMGLFLVLFSLSRFGVEFFRADFRGQLGPFSVTQGVYALFLGLGLFLMTNKRSVRS; encoded by the coding sequence ATGCATCCCGTTCTCATTGACCTGGGTTTCGTGACCATTCACACATACGGGGTGTTCATCGCCCTGGCCTTTCTCGGAGGCGTCGGCTGGACCTGGCGGGAAGCCCGGCGCAGGGGACTGCCGGTGGACTGTATCCCGGACGTGGCCTTCGCGGTATTCGTGGGCGCATTGGTCGGCGCGCGGGTGCTCTACATCCTGCTCTACCCCTCCTATTTCCTGGAACATCCGTTGGAAATCCTCCAGTTTTGGGAGGGAGGCATGGTCTTTTCCGGCGGCGCCATGCTGGGCGGCTGGCTGGGTTGGCGCGCGGCGCGCAGGCGGAAGCAGCCCGTCCTGCCCTGGCTGGACGCCGTGGCCCCGGGGTTGGCCCTGGGCGAGACCATCGGCCGCCTGGGTTGCTTCTCGGCCGGATGCTGCTACGGCCAGCTCTGCGGCATGCCCTGGGCCGTGACCTTCACCGACCCACACTCCCTGGCCGTGCCCCTGAACATGCCCCTGCACCCCACGCAGCTCTACCACAGCCTCTCCGGCCTGCTGGCCTTCGGCATCCTCCTGGCCCTGCGCGACCGCCTGACCAGACCGGGCAGTCTCATGGGCCTGTTCCTGGTGCTGTTCTCGCTGTCGCGCTTCGGCGTGGAATTCTTCCGGGCCGATTTCCGGGGCCAGCTCGGCCCGTTCAGCGTGACCCAAGGGGTCTACGCTCTCTTCCTCGGCCTCGGCCTGTTCCTGATGACCAACAAACGATCCGTACGGAGTTGA